The Metabacillus litoralis genome contains a region encoding:
- the serS gene encoding serine--tRNA ligase encodes MLDIKFLRANLDEAKQKLAKRGEDLTDFGKFEDLDKKRRELIAATEELKSKRNEVSSQVAQLKREKQDADHLISEMKDVGEKIKEYDDELREVETALEQLLLSIPNIPHESVPVGDTEDDNVEARNWGKIPEFSFEPKPHWEIADGLQILDFERAAKVTGSRFVFYRGLGARLERALFNFMLDLHVEEHGYTEIMPPFIVNRDSMTGTGQLPKFEEDAFKIVGEDYFLIPTAEVPVTNLHREEILNVEQLPISYAAFSANFRSEAGSAGRDTRGLIRQHQFNKVELVRFVKPEDSYEELEKLTGHAEKVLQLLGLPYRVMSMCTADLGFTAAKKYDLEVWIPSYGTYREISSCSNFEAFQARRANIRFRREAKAKVEHVHTLNGSGLAIGRTVAAILENYQQEDGSVIIPEVLRPYMGNKERISVVE; translated from the coding sequence ATGTTGGATATTAAATTTTTACGTGCTAACTTGGATGAAGCAAAACAAAAATTAGCCAAACGTGGAGAGGATTTAACGGACTTTGGCAAATTTGAGGATCTGGATAAAAAAAGAAGAGAGCTTATCGCAGCTACAGAAGAATTAAAAAGCAAAAGAAATGAAGTATCTTCTCAGGTTGCTCAACTAAAAAGGGAAAAACAGGATGCTGATCACCTTATTAGTGAAATGAAAGACGTAGGAGAAAAAATAAAAGAATATGATGATGAATTACGCGAGGTAGAAACAGCATTAGAGCAATTGCTATTATCTATCCCAAATATTCCTCATGAAAGTGTTCCTGTTGGTGATACAGAAGATGATAATGTAGAAGCTCGAAATTGGGGAAAGATCCCTGAATTCTCATTTGAACCAAAACCGCATTGGGAAATTGCAGATGGTCTGCAAATTTTAGATTTCGAAAGAGCAGCAAAAGTAACTGGCAGCCGTTTTGTATTCTATCGTGGTTTAGGAGCTAGATTAGAGAGAGCACTCTTTAACTTTATGCTTGATTTACATGTAGAGGAACATGGTTATACAGAAATCATGCCACCTTTTATTGTGAATAGAGATAGTATGACTGGAACAGGTCAATTACCAAAATTTGAGGAAGATGCTTTTAAGATCGTTGGAGAAGACTATTTCCTAATTCCAACGGCAGAAGTTCCAGTAACAAATTTACATCGTGAGGAAATCCTTAATGTAGAACAACTTCCAATCAGCTATGCTGCATTCAGTGCAAATTTCCGTTCAGAAGCTGGATCTGCTGGGAGAGATACAAGAGGACTAATTCGTCAACATCAGTTTAACAAAGTAGAGCTTGTTCGTTTCGTTAAACCAGAGGATTCTTATGAGGAGCTAGAAAAGCTAACAGGTCATGCTGAAAAAGTACTTCAATTATTAGGACTACCATATCGTGTTATGAGCATGTGTACAGCTGATCTTGGATTCACAGCAGCTAAAAAGTATGACTTAGAAGTCTGGATTCCAAGCTATGGAACGTATCGTGAAATCTCTTCTTGTAGTAATTTTGAGGCATTCCAAGCTCGACGTGCTAATATTCGATTCAGAAGAGAAGCCAAAGCGAAAGTTGAGCATGTACACACATTAAATGGATCTGGTTTAGCAATTGGTCGTACAGTTGCTGCTATTTTAGAAAATTATCAGCAAGAAGATGGATCAGTCATTATTCCAGAGGTATTAAGACCGTATATGGGGAATAAAGAACGTATATCTGTTGTAGAATAA
- a CDS encoding deoxynucleoside kinase has protein sequence MNLREKYNIPNNAVITIAGTVGVGKSTMTKALAKELDFKTSFEKVDSNPYLDKFYADFERWSFHLQIYFLAERFKEQKKIFEYGGGFIQDRSIYEDTGIFAKMHYEKGTMSEVDYETYRNLFDAMVMTPYFPHPDLLIYLEGSLDDILSRIKLRGRAMEQQTPVEYWQEMHQRYEDWINNFNACPVLRININDYDIMTNDQSIEPIIERIGYFIEQTKFLKK, from the coding sequence ATGAATTTACGAGAAAAATATAATATTCCAAACAATGCTGTGATTACGATTGCAGGTACCGTTGGTGTAGGAAAGTCAACCATGACAAAAGCTCTGGCAAAGGAACTTGATTTTAAAACATCGTTTGAGAAAGTTGATTCCAATCCTTATCTTGACAAATTTTATGCGGATTTTGAAAGATGGAGCTTTCATTTACAAATCTATTTTCTTGCTGAACGCTTTAAAGAGCAAAAAAAGATTTTTGAATATGGCGGAGGATTTATTCAGGATCGTTCCATCTATGAAGACACTGGAATCTTTGCAAAAATGCATTATGAAAAAGGAACAATGTCTGAAGTAGATTATGAAACATACCGAAATTTATTTGATGCAATGGTTATGACCCCTTATTTCCCACATCCTGACCTTCTGATCTATCTTGAAGGAAGTTTAGACGATATATTATCTCGAATTAAATTACGTGGACGAGCTATGGAGCAGCAAACTCCCGTAGAATATTGGCAAGAGATGCACCAGCGTTATGAGGATTGGATTAATAACTTCAACGCCTGCCCTGTTTTACGTATTAACATTAATGATTACGACATTATGACAAATGACCAATCCATTGAACCAATTATAGAAAGAATTGGCTACTTTATTGAGCAAACAAAATTTCTCAAAAAATAA
- a CDS encoding deoxynucleoside kinase — protein sequence MNIPFITVEGPIGVGKTSLSKAIADYYQFHLLKEIVEENPFLGKFYADIEEWSFQTEMFFLCNRYKQLEDIDKKFLQVNKPVVADYHIYKNLIFAKRTLKNEQYDKYLKIYDILTDGMPKPNIIIYLSASLDTLLNRIAKRGREIEHQIDPNYLQQLSEDYDIAMTQWEKENPSIPIIRFNGDSLDFVQNKQDLTYIFNTLNQYLQKGVTIDEFTRKI from the coding sequence ATGAATATACCCTTTATTACTGTAGAGGGACCAATTGGTGTTGGAAAAACATCATTATCTAAAGCAATTGCTGATTATTATCAGTTTCATCTATTAAAAGAAATTGTTGAAGAGAATCCTTTCTTAGGAAAGTTTTACGCTGATATTGAGGAGTGGAGCTTTCAAACAGAAATGTTCTTTCTTTGCAATCGTTATAAACAATTAGAAGATATCGATAAAAAATTTCTCCAAGTCAATAAACCAGTTGTAGCGGATTATCATATTTATAAAAATCTTATTTTTGCTAAACGTACATTAAAAAATGAGCAGTATGATAAATACTTAAAAATCTATGATATTTTAACGGATGGAATGCCTAAGCCAAATATCATTATTTATTTAAGCGCAAGTTTAGATACTCTACTTAATAGAATTGCAAAAAGAGGTCGCGAAATTGAGCATCAAATTGACCCAAACTACTTGCAACAACTCTCAGAAGACTATGATATTGCTATGACACAATGGGAAAAAGAAAATCCATCCATCCCTATTATACGATTTAACGGAGATTCATTAGATTTTGTTCAAAATAAACAAGACTTAACCTATATATTCAATACATTGAATCAGTATTTGCAAAAAGGAGTAACAATAGATGAATTTACGAGAAAAATATAA
- a CDS encoding glycosyl hydrolase family 18 protein, producing MQIHIVQQGQSLYGIAQAYNTTVNEIVRTNELPNPNNLVIGQALVIPIKGRFYWVQPGDSLFSIAQRYGFSAAELARINNLNVNQPLSPGFRLYIPEGQKRSVESNAYIEPRGTSVAANLEQAAREAAPYLTYLGPFSFQIQRDGTLKEPLLNNFPEIARQNGVTLMMAITNLENDQFSDELGRIVLTNMDIQNKLLDNIVRTAKKYGFRDIHFDMEYLRPQDREAYNQFLRKAKARFSQEGWLLSTALAPKTSADQKGKWYEGHDYKAHGQIVDFVVIMTYEWGYSAGPPLAVSPIGPVREVLEYAISEMPSRKIMMGQNLYGYDWTLPFVAGGQYAKAVSPQQAIQLASTNNVPIRYDQEAQAPHFNYTDAGGKEHKVWFEDARSIQAKYDLIKELDLRGISYWKLGLAFPQNWLLLADNFTIEKK from the coding sequence ATGCAAATACATATTGTCCAGCAAGGACAAAGTTTGTATGGTATTGCACAGGCCTATAATACAACTGTAAATGAAATCGTTCGAACAAATGAATTACCAAACCCTAATAATCTGGTTATCGGTCAAGCGCTTGTTATCCCGATTAAAGGAAGGTTTTATTGGGTCCAACCTGGAGACAGCTTATTTTCAATAGCCCAAAGATATGGTTTTTCAGCTGCAGAGTTAGCTAGAATCAATAATCTTAATGTGAATCAGCCACTTTCACCTGGATTCAGATTATATATACCTGAAGGACAAAAAAGATCTGTAGAATCCAATGCTTATATTGAGCCTAGAGGTACAAGTGTAGCTGCTAACCTTGAGCAAGCAGCTCGTGAGGCTGCACCATATTTAACATACTTAGGTCCTTTTAGCTTTCAAATTCAGAGAGATGGTACATTAAAAGAACCATTATTAAATAACTTTCCGGAGATTGCCCGACAAAATGGCGTCACATTAATGATGGCCATCACCAACTTAGAAAATGATCAATTTAGTGATGAATTAGGTAGAATTGTTTTAACAAACATGGATATACAAAATAAACTGTTAGATAATATCGTAAGAACAGCAAAGAAATATGGATTTAGAGATATCCATTTTGACATGGAGTATTTAAGACCTCAAGATCGTGAGGCATACAATCAATTTTTAAGAAAAGCAAAAGCTAGATTTAGTCAAGAAGGTTGGCTTCTATCAACAGCTTTAGCTCCTAAAACGAGTGCAGATCAAAAAGGAAAATGGTATGAGGGTCATGATTACAAGGCACACGGTCAAATTGTTGACTTCGTTGTTATTATGACTTATGAATGGGGATACAGCGCTGGACCTCCGTTGGCAGTATCACCAATTGGCCCTGTTCGAGAAGTGTTAGAATATGCGATTAGTGAGATGCCTAGTCGCAAAATTATGATGGGTCAAAACCTATATGGATATGACTGGACACTTCCTTTTGTGGCTGGTGGTCAATACGCAAAGGCAGTAAGCCCTCAACAAGCTATCCAATTAGCAAGTACGAACAACGTACCAATTCGTTATGATCAAGAAGCACAAGCACCTCATTTTAATTATACTGATGCCGGTGGTAAAGAACATAAAGTATGGTTTGAGGATGCAAGGTCCATTCAAGCTAAATATGATTTAATTAAAGAGTTAGATTTAAGAGGAATTAGCTATTGGAAACTAGGCTTAGCCTTTCCACAAAATTGGCTCCTCCTTGCTGATAACTTCACAATTGAGAAGAAATAG
- a CDS encoding isochorismatase family cysteine hydrolase: MKTKSEQALLIIDMINDFQFHNGPILAKQADTISHNILSLKENMKKNGSPIIYINDHYKLWQANFEKIAAKCRNSLSENIIHRLYPNDDDYFLIKPKHSAFYGTALNTLLYSLNIKELVITGIAGNICVLFTANDAYMREYRITIPSDCIASNTEEDNDFALRMMKHTLKASIT; the protein is encoded by the coding sequence ATGAAAACAAAAAGTGAACAAGCACTCCTCATTATAGATATGATCAATGATTTTCAATTTCATAATGGCCCTATCTTAGCTAAACAAGCTGATACCATCTCACATAACATTCTTTCTCTGAAGGAAAACATGAAAAAGAACGGCTCTCCAATTATTTATATCAATGATCATTATAAACTATGGCAAGCCAACTTTGAAAAGATTGCAGCAAAGTGCCGAAATTCATTAAGTGAAAATATCATTCATCGCCTTTATCCTAATGATGATGATTACTTTTTGATTAAACCGAAACATTCTGCTTTTTATGGTACAGCATTGAATACCCTTTTATATAGCTTAAATATTAAGGAACTTGTCATTACAGGGATTGCCGGGAATATATGTGTCTTGTTTACAGCTAACGATGCATATATGAGAGAATATCGAATTACTATTCCCTCTGATTGCATTGCCTCTAATACAGAGGAGGATAATGATTTTGCATTAAGAATGATGAAACATACTCTTAAAGCATCTATTACCTGA
- the tadA gene encoding tRNA adenosine(34) deaminase TadA yields MNDQHFMKIALEEARKAKEIGEVPIGAVIVLNDIVVGAAHNLRETEQRSIAHAEILAIDQACKTVDSWRLEDATLYVTLEPCPMCAGAIVLSRIKRVVYGASDPKGGCAGTLMNLLQEERFNHQVEVTKGIEEQECSEMLSSFFRELREKKKKRKNT; encoded by the coding sequence ATGAATGATCAACACTTTATGAAAATAGCTTTAGAAGAGGCAAGAAAAGCAAAAGAAATCGGAGAAGTTCCAATTGGGGCAGTGATTGTTTTAAATGATATCGTTGTGGGTGCAGCTCATAATTTGAGGGAAACCGAACAACGATCGATTGCTCATGCTGAAATCTTAGCAATTGACCAAGCGTGTAAGACAGTAGATTCTTGGAGATTAGAAGATGCTACACTATATGTTACATTAGAGCCTTGTCCTATGTGTGCTGGTGCCATTGTCCTTTCGAGGATAAAGAGAGTTGTTTACGGTGCTTCTGACCCAAAGGGTGGATGTGCAGGTACTCTAATGAACTTACTTCAGGAGGAGCGGTTTAATCACCAAGTTGAAGTCACAAAGGGAATTGAAGAGCAGGAATGTAGTGAAATGCTCAGTTCTTTTTTTCGTGAGTTAAGAGAGAAGAAAAAGAAAAGAAAAAACACATGA
- the dnaX gene encoding DNA polymerase III subunit gamma/tau — protein sequence MGYQALYRVFRPQLFHDVVGQEHITKTLQNALLQNKFSHAYLFSGPRGTGKTSAAKIFAKAVNCEKAPVAEPCNECAACKGITNGSISDVIEIDAASNNGVDEIRDIRDKVKYAPSSVQYKVYIVDEVHMLSIGAFNALLKTLEEPPKHVIFILATTEPHKIPLTIISRCQRFDFRRITASAIVGRMKEIIHNQQVNVEEAALDVIARAADGGMRDALSLLDQAISYSDEQVSIDEALLITGSVSQEIIGRIAEAIHQKDVTIALQALDQLMYQGKDPSRFIEDFIFYYRDMLLYQTAPTLEDVLERVSVDEQFIQLSKEIPSAEIYETIDVLSKSQQEMKWTNHPRIFLEVALVKLCQSAHTTSQPNQEGYQALLDKINNLQSEINRIKQQGISAPQQAATGSEPKQRSMKSGGYKTPEGRIQEILKNATRKDLEIIKGRWAELLEMLRRQNKVSHAALLNDSEPVAASDHAFVLKFKFEIHCKMVAENNNNVRTNLEMILQELVGKNMEMVGVPEHDWGKIRKEFLKDQKDDEQNQQESGEEDPLIAEARKLVGNELIEIKD from the coding sequence GTGGGTTATCAAGCTCTATATCGTGTTTTTCGACCACAGCTGTTTCATGATGTGGTTGGACAAGAACATATTACTAAAACCTTACAAAATGCCCTATTACAAAATAAATTTTCACATGCTTATCTTTTTTCTGGACCACGTGGAACAGGGAAAACAAGTGCAGCGAAAATCTTTGCAAAAGCAGTGAACTGTGAAAAGGCACCAGTTGCGGAGCCATGTAATGAGTGTGCTGCTTGTAAAGGAATCACAAACGGGTCAATTTCTGATGTCATTGAGATTGATGCTGCATCTAATAACGGTGTTGATGAAATAAGGGATATAAGAGATAAAGTAAAGTATGCACCATCATCTGTACAATATAAGGTATATATCGTCGATGAAGTTCATATGTTATCGATTGGAGCTTTTAATGCCTTACTTAAAACGCTAGAAGAGCCTCCTAAGCATGTGATTTTTATCTTAGCTACAACAGAACCACATAAGATCCCGCTAACAATCATCTCCCGCTGTCAACGCTTTGATTTTAGAAGAATTACTGCATCTGCTATTGTAGGGAGAATGAAGGAAATCATACATAATCAGCAGGTTAATGTAGAAGAAGCAGCTCTAGATGTAATAGCAAGAGCAGCTGATGGTGGTATGCGTGATGCGTTAAGCCTCCTAGATCAAGCTATATCTTATAGTGATGAGCAAGTAAGTATTGATGAAGCTTTGCTAATTACTGGATCTGTCTCTCAAGAGATTATCGGAAGAATTGCAGAGGCCATTCATCAAAAAGATGTGACAATTGCCTTACAAGCACTTGATCAACTTATGTATCAAGGTAAAGACCCAAGTAGATTTATTGAAGATTTTATTTTTTATTACCGAGACATGCTTCTTTACCAGACGGCACCAACGTTAGAAGATGTACTTGAACGAGTATCAGTTGATGAACAATTTATTCAACTTTCAAAGGAAATCCCTTCTGCTGAGATTTATGAGACAATTGATGTTTTAAGTAAAAGTCAGCAAGAGATGAAATGGACAAACCATCCACGAATTTTTTTAGAGGTAGCACTTGTGAAGCTTTGTCAAAGTGCTCATACTACTTCTCAGCCTAATCAAGAGGGGTATCAAGCACTTCTAGATAAGATAAACAATTTACAATCAGAAATAAACCGAATAAAACAGCAAGGGATCTCTGCACCACAGCAGGCTGCAACAGGTTCTGAACCAAAGCAGCGCTCAATGAAAAGTGGTGGTTATAAAACACCAGAAGGAAGAATTCAAGAAATCCTTAAAAACGCTACAAGAAAAGACTTAGAGATAATTAAAGGACGCTGGGCAGAGCTGCTAGAGATGCTAAGACGCCAAAACAAGGTGTCTCATGCAGCACTACTAAATGATAGTGAACCTGTAGCAGCATCAGATCATGCCTTTGTTTTGAAATTCAAATTTGAAATTCATTGTAAAATGGTAGCTGAAAATAACAATAATGTTCGAACAAACTTAGAAATGATTTTACAGGAATTAGTCGGCAAGAATATGGAAATGGTTGGCGTTCCGGAACATGATTGGGGTAAAATAAGGAAGGAATTCCTTAAAGACCAAAAAGACGATGAACAAAATCAGCAAGAAAGTGGAGAAGAAGATCCTTTAATTGCTGAAGCAAGAAAATTAGTAGGAAATGAACTTATTGAAATAAAAGACTAA
- a CDS encoding YbaB/EbfC family nucleoid-associated protein produces the protein MRGGMGNMQKMMKQMQKMQKDMAKAQEELAEKTVEGTAGGGMVTVVVNGQKEIVEVNIKEEVVDPEDIEMLQDLVLAATNDALKKMDDLTNETMGQFTKGMNLPGMF, from the coding sequence ATGCGTGGCGGAATGGGTAATATGCAAAAGATGATGAAGCAAATGCAAAAAATGCAAAAGGATATGGCGAAAGCCCAGGAAGAACTTGCTGAAAAAACAGTAGAAGGTACTGCTGGTGGCGGTATGGTAACTGTTGTTGTTAATGGCCAAAAGGAAATAGTAGAAGTTAACATTAAGGAAGAAGTAGTAGATCCAGAAGATATCGAAATGCTTCAAGACTTAGTATTAGCTGCTACAAACGATGCACTTAAAAAGATGGACGACTTAACAAATGAAACTATGGGACAATTCACAAAAGGAATGAATTTACCGGGAATGTTCTAG